The following proteins are co-located in the Polymorphospora rubra genome:
- a CDS encoding isochorismatase family protein, with product MANALVVIDVQESFRRRPLWSTISNPAIVEQVDRLVAATRAAGDLVVWVLHSEPGSGTVFDPASGHVRLMDGLVPHDGEPLITKTSHNAFTTTGLQQLLTTRGIRALTIAGIRTEQCCETTARVGSDLGFDVTFVTDATATNPIPHRDAPVDLSVAELLADPRTLHPQEIVARTEYALAGRFATIRTVAELTGAPTGS from the coding sequence ATGGCAAACGCACTCGTCGTGATCGACGTACAGGAGTCCTTCCGCCGGCGGCCGCTGTGGTCGACGATCTCGAATCCGGCGATCGTCGAGCAGGTCGACCGGCTGGTGGCCGCCACCCGCGCCGCCGGTGACCTGGTCGTCTGGGTCCTGCACAGCGAGCCGGGCAGCGGCACGGTCTTCGATCCGGCCAGCGGCCACGTCCGGCTGATGGACGGCCTGGTCCCGCACGACGGCGAACCGCTGATCACCAAGACCTCGCACAACGCGTTCACCACCACCGGGCTCCAGCAGCTGCTCACCACCCGGGGCATCCGCGCCCTGACGATCGCCGGCATCCGCACCGAGCAGTGCTGCGAGACGACCGCGCGGGTCGGCTCCGACCTCGGCTTCGACGTCACCTTCGTCACCGACGCGACCGCCACCAACCCGATCCCGCACCGGGACGCGCCGGTGGACCTGTCGGTCGCCGAACTGCTCGCCGACCCGCGCACCCTGCACCCGCAGGAGATCGTCGCCCGTACGGAATACGCGCTCGCCGGCCGGTTCGCCACCATCCGCACCGTCGCCGAGCTGACCGGCGCACCGACGGGCAGCTGA